The DNA segment GACAATATGCAAAAGGCCCGTGAGCAGATGCAAAAGGGAGGCAATAAAGGCAATGTCCCAAAAGGCGCGATGAGTGAGGAATTTGCGAAAATGGCCCAGCAGCAGCAAATGATTAGGGAAGCTCTACAGAAAATAAACAGTGAAGAAAACAAGGATGGAAAAGGAAAGCTCGGTAACCTCAACAAAACCATTGAAGACATGAAGGCTACGGAAACGGAACTGGTGAACAAACTACTGGAACAGGAAACCCTGAACCGCCAAAAGGAAGTGTTGACCAAGCTGCTGGAAGCGGAGAATGCCGACCGGGAACAGGACGAAGATGCCAAAAGAGAAAGCAAAGCAGGTAAAGACCTGCCTCCTTCGTACAGACAAATGCTGGAAAAGTTTAAAACCCTGCAAAAAAGCGAGACCGAATGGCTGCAAAAAATGCCCCCCAGCTTAAACCACTATTACAAAAATAAAATTGCAGAATATTTTAAATTGTTAAATTCGGGGCAATAATTCTGATCAGATGAGTAAAGCCAGCATCCATTTTTTTACTGAAGACACCAGTTATCGCCTCAAAAATAAAACACAGATCAAAGACTGGATCCGATCGGCCATTGCCGAAGAAGGTTATGTCTTAAGGGAACTAAATTTCATTCTTTGCTCTGACGAATATTTATTGCGTATAAACCAGGATTACCTTCAACATGACACCTATACCGATGTAATTACTTTTGACAACGCTGAAGAGCTTAAAACAATTGTGGGCGATATATTTATCAGCATAGAGCGGGTCCAGGAGAACGCCCGGGCGCTAAAGCTGCCGGTAGCCGAGGAATTGTGCCGGGTGATGATCCATGGCACATTGCATTTACTGGGTTATAAAGACAAGGGGAAAGCAGCGAAAGCAACCATGACAACACGGGAAGATCATCATTTGGCCAAACTTTCCTGAACTGCTTATCAATCTGCAATTTACCTGCTGCTGTCAAATTCCGCCTGCGGTAAAGCGATGCAAAAGAATTAATGTTTACTTTTGTGGTAATTTCTTATCTATAATATCTTAAACACAGAATTGAGCACACTTATTGCAGCCGAAAACTTAGGCCATGCTTATCACGACGAATGGCTATTCAAAAATTTAACCCTGGGTATCCAGACCGGGCAACGCGTAGCGTTGGTAGGAATTAATGGTGCCGGAAAAAGCACCTTACTGAAACTCCTTGCGGAAAGGTTCTCTCCTCTTGAAGGAAAAATTGTAAAGAACAAATCTGTAAAAATTGGCTTTCTGGATCAGGAGCCCAGTTTTCCGGAGAATTATTCTATCAGCGATTTCATCTTTTCCCTCGAAAACAAACAGCAGCAGCTGATCAAAGAATATGAGGAACTGATAGAAGATCCGAACCCTGATGAAAAGACTTTAAACCGTTTATATGAGGAGCTGAGCGAGCACAATGCTTGGGAATACGAGCATGAGATCAAAACCATTCTGAGCAGAATGGGCATTAACCACCTGCAGCAAAAGATCGCTACCTTATCAGGCGGACAAAAGAAACGCCTGGCATTGGCCAAACTTTTGATTGAAGACCCTGAGATCTATGTACTGGACGAACCCACCAACCACCTGGACATTGATACCATAGAATGGCTGGAGAAATTACTAACTTCAGGCAACAAGACCATTCTGCTGGTTACCCATGACAGGTATTTTTTAGACAATGTATGCAATACTATTGTAGAGCTTGACCGGGGGAAGATCTACAACTATAACGGAAATTATGCCTATTTCCTGGAAAAGAAATCGGAAAGGGAGGCTGCGGATGAAAGCACATTTCAAAAAAACAAAAACCTGCTGAAGAAAGAGCTGGAATGGATGAGAAGGATGCCGGCAGCACGTACCACCAAATCGCAATCCAGGATAGATGCTTTCTATGACTTAGAGGAAAAAACGAAACAAAGAACTGATAATCAAAAGGTTACATTAAATGTAAAAATGTCCAGACAAGGTAATAAAATACTTGAACTGGATCATATCGGGCAGTCCTTTGATGGCAAAAACATCATTAACGACTTCAGTTATACTTTTAAACGCGCGGATAGAATTGGACTGGCTGGTAAAAACGGGACCGGAAAATCAACTTTACTGAACATCATTACCGGATACTTGCAGCCTGAAAAAGGAAAGGTTAGTACCGGCGATACAACCGTGTATGGTTATTACAAACAGGGCGGACTCGCATTTAATGAAAAAGAGCGTGTAATTGATATTGTGAAATCAGATGCAGAATATATTAAAATGGCCGATGGGCAAACCATCTCTGCTTCGCAACTGTTAACCCTCTTTCTCTTCCCTCCTAAAAAACAACATGGGATGGTAGAGAAGCTGAGCGGTGGTGAAAAGAAAAGGTTGCACCTGATGAAGGTGTTGATGCAAAACCCGAATTTCCTGATCCTGGATGAGCCGACCAATGATCTGGATATTGATACCTTAAATGTACTGGAAGAATTTTTGGAAAACTTTCCGGGCGTATTGATCCTGGTTTCTCACGACCGGTACTTACTGGACAAAATGAGCGAACAATTGTTCATCATGGAAGGCAATGGAGCGGTAGCCATTTACAATGGAAATTATTCGGAATACAGAATAAGTTTAGATATACCTAAAGAAAAACCAGAACAAAAACAGAAACAAACTACAGCCAGCCCCGCTCCTGCAGCTGCAGTAAAAAAATTAAGTTATAAAGAACAACGGGAACTGGAAGAACTGGAGAACAGAATAGCAGCAGTGGAAACTGAGCTCGGTACACTGAATGCTTCCCTGTTGAAAACAGATACATCAAACTATCTAAAGCTGCAGGAACTGACTAAAACTATAGAGACGTTAAACGCGGAGCTGGAAGAAAAAACAGAACGGTGGTTAATACTTTCTGAAGCATAAATCAAATTAATTATTTAAATTAAAACAAATGTTCCACGTGAAACAAGACCAACAAGAGTTCAATACTAAGCTACTGTTTCACGTGGAACATCTATAAATAAAAACAAAATGTTTAAAGAATATGATGTAATTGTGGTGGGCGGAGGCCATGCCGGTTGCGAGGCGGCAGCGGCAGCGGCCAATCTTGGATCATCTGTTTTATTGATTACGATGAACATGGAAACCATCGCGCAGATGAGCTGTAATCCGGCCATGGGCGGCGTTGCCAAAGGTCAGATTGTACGTGAAATTGACGCTATGGGGGGTTACTCTGGTATCATTAGCGACAAAACAACACTCCAATTCCGTATGCTCAACCTTTCTAAAGGACCTGCTATGTGGAGTCCAAGAACGCAAAACGACAGAAAAAGATTCGCAGAAGAATGGAGGCTTGCGCTGGAACGCACGCCGAACGTAGATTTCTGGCAAGATATGGTTGGTAGTTTACTGATCAAAGACAATAGGGTTATTGGGGTTAAAACGGCAATAGGTGTTGAAATAAAAGGTAAAGCCGTAGTGCTTACCAATGGCACATTTTTAAATGGGCTGATCCATATAGGAGAGAAAAAGTTTGGCGGCGGCAGAACAGGAGAAAAAGCTGCAACCGGATTGACTGAACAACTTACAGCATTTGGGTTTGAGGCCGGGAGAATGAAAACCGGTACCCCACCCCGTGTAGATGGACGGTCGTTAAATTATAGTTTGATGGAAGAACAATGGGGAGATGAAAATCCTGGTCGTTTCTCCTTTACAAATGCAGAACTTCCAAAAGAACAGCGCTGCTGCTGGATCACCTATACCAATGCAAATGTACACGAAACTTTAAAAGAGGGATTCGAAAAATCGCCCATGTTTACCGGCCGGATCAAAGGTCTTGGGCCAAGGTATTGCCCTTCTATAGAAGATAAGATCAACCGCTTTGCTGAACGGGAAAGACACCAGATCTTTGTAGAGCCCGAGGGCTGGAACACCTGCGAGATTTACGTAAATGGGTTCTCTACTTCATTACCTGAAGATGTACAATACAGGGCGCTTACCCAGATACCTGGTTTTGAAAATGCCAAAATGTTCCGCCCGGGGTACGCCATAGAATACGATTATTTTCCACCTACGCAGCTGTCTTTAACGCTGGAGACCAAATTGATCAGCAATTTGTTCTTTGCAGGTCAGATAAATGGCACAACTGGTTATGAAGAGGCTGCTAGTCAGGGTTTTATAGCCGGAATCAATGCCCATCAGAAGGTAAGTGGCCAGCAGGAACTCATCATGAAGCGTTCAGAGTCGTACATTGGTGTATTGATCGATGACCTGGTCACTAAAGGGACGGAAGAACCTTACAGGATGTTTACTTCAAGAGCAGAACATCGCTTATTGCTGCGCCAGGATAATGCCGATATCCGCCTCTCTCCTATTGCGCATAAACTGGGTCTGATCAGCGATGAGCGGTTGGATATCGTAAACCAGAAAATAAAAAATTCAGATACCATTGTAGCTTTTGCCAAAAAACAGGGAATTGAAATGAATAACGCAAACTCCATGCTAGAAGAATTGGGAACTACTCCATTAAACCAGAATGTAAAGTTATTCAGCTTACTGAGCCGGCCACAGGTTGGCATGAATGATGTAAGAAAAGTAAGTGAGCCGCTGGAAGGATTACTGAAACAATTTGATAAAGAAACCATAGAGCAGGCAGAAATCAAAATCAAGTATGAAAGCTATTTTGAAAAAGAACAGGAAATTGTGAATAAAATGCAGAAAATGGAAGATAAAGATATCAATCCCAATTTCGATTATTCACAATTGGTATCTTTATCAAAAGAAGCCAGAGAGAAATTGCTTAAGATCAAACCGAGAACATTGGGACAAGCCTCCCGGATTTCAGGTGTTTCACCTTCTGATATCTCTGTTTTAATGGTACACATCAGTAAATAACATTCAACTCATTGATTTTTAAATAATTAGAGGTAAATAAGCAATATTTTAAACAAGGCTATTTAAATGCGATCTAAGCGACTTTTAATTTTTTTTAATGATATGGGTTAAAAAAGTATATAAATTAAATATAGCGCATATAAATGGCTAAAAAACGAATTGTAATAAACTCGCTGAATTTTTCCCTGCTTATTTTCATAAGTATGCTCTTTTATGCCTGTGCAAGTATGCAGCAACCACAAGGAGGACCGAGAGATACGGAGCCCCCAAAGATTTTAAAAATGAGCCCTAAAAATTTGACCGTCAATTTTACTGCCCCTAAAATTGTCATTGAGTTTGATGAATATTTTAAAATTCAAAATGAGTTTAAGGAATTTTCCGTTTCACCTGAAATGGAAAAAGCTCCACAGCTAAAAGTCAAAGGTAAAAAACTGGAAGTAAGTATTCAGGACAGCCTGGAAAAGAACACCACCTACACCTTAAATTTCGGCAAGGCCATAGGCGATGTAAATGAAGGCAATACCGTTAAAAACTTTACCTATGTTTTTTCTACCGGCCCCCAGCTTGATTCTTTAAGTATTAAAGGAAAAGTTACCAATTCGGTAACCGGACTGCCTGAACTGGATGCGCTTGTATTTATACTTCCTTTAAAAAGAGATACCCTATTTGGTAAAGGTAAACCATCCATATTTACACTGACAGACAGTAGTGGCAATTATGCATTAAACAACCTGAGAAAAGATACTTATAAGATCTATGCCCTAAAAGAAAAAGGGGGAGATAAGATCTATCAGCAGGCTTCCGACGAGATCGGCTTTTTAAAGGACTCAATTTTTTTAGATAAGGTTCTGGATAACATCAATTTAAGTATTTTTAAAGAAGATGCGGAGACTTTCAGGATATTGGACAGAAAGTTAAATGCAGACGGAAGCATTTCTTTTGCTTTTAACCAGAAACTAAAAAAACCGGAAGTGGTGGTTACAGACCCCCCTGCACTAAATGAGGGTAAACTGATCAAATTTAGCCGGAACAATGACTCATTAAAAGTCTGGCTAAAGGACCTGAGCTTTGATTCTACCAAAATAACCATTAAAGACCAGGGGAAGGAACTGCAGACGGTAAACATTACCCGGGGTAAAAAAGAAACCTATACCCGCAACCTAACGGCCACCGACAATCTTGAGGGACGCCTTTTAAACCCAAACAAGCCATTAAAACTGAGTTTTAATTTTCCCCTGGAAAGCACAGATATCACCAAAATAAGTTTACTGGAAGATTCCGTTGAACGTACAGGATTTACATTGTTAAAAGACAGTGCAGACTTTCTCTCCTACTATTTCAGGTATCCCTGGAAACCCAAAAAGACTTACGAACTAAAATTTGAAGCAGGGGCTGCAACTGCTATATTCAACACCAAGAACAAAGAATTTATCAAAACGTTTGAGCTGGCAAATAAAGACGATTATGGAACATTAATTGTAAAAATAGTTCCGCCCGAGACCGATAAAAGTTACATTCTTGAAGTTATAAATGAAAGCAAAAATGTAGCCAATACCCTGGTGGTGACCAGAGATACGACAGTCAGGTTTGCCAATTACAAAGCAGGCAAATACTGGTTGCGCATTACTTACGACACCAATAAAAACGGAGTATGGGATACCGGAAATGTAAAACTTGGCCGGCAGCCCGAAAGGATCTGGAATGAACCCAAAGAGCTCTCTATAAGGGCCCTCTGGGAAAGGAACGAAACTGTAACTATTCCTAAGGAATAACTATTTGAACCATTCCGCATATAAGTTATAATTGTCTGGTAATCTTTTCAATAAGTCTCTTTGCTCCTCTGTAATGGGCTTTATTTTCTTTGCGGGCGTGCCTGCATAAATATAACCGCTTTCGCAGCGGGTATTTTCAAGCACCACCGAACCGGCAGCAATAATGCAATACTCCTCTACCAATGCATTATCCATGACAATAGCGCCCATGCCCACCAATATATTATCCTTCAGGATGCAACCATGAACAATCGCATTGTGACCTATAGATACCCTGCTACCTATAATGGTAGAAGCTTTGAGGTAAGTAGCATGGATTACTGCACCATCTTGTATGTTGGTCTCATTTCCTATGGTAATGCTGTTTACATCCCCTCTGATCACGGCATTGAACCAAACTGAACAATTGCTGCCCATCAGCACATCACCAACAATAGTTGCATTTGGTGCGATAAAACAATCACTTCCCCATTTGGGCTCTTTATCTTTAACTGGCAATATAACTGGCATAATCTAAAAAATAGTATCTGTTAACTGTGTGGAATGATTTGGATAATCAGTTGTATAATGCAGTCCCCTGCTTTCCTTTCTGACCATAGCCGCTTTAATCACTAAAAAAGCTACCTGTATTAC comes from the Pedobacter heparinus DSM 2366 genome and includes:
- the ybeY gene encoding rRNA maturation RNase YbeY — translated: MSKASIHFFTEDTSYRLKNKTQIKDWIRSAIAEEGYVLRELNFILCSDEYLLRINQDYLQHDTYTDVITFDNAEELKTIVGDIFISIERVQENARALKLPVAEELCRVMIHGTLHLLGYKDKGKAAKATMTTREDHHLAKLS
- a CDS encoding ABC-F family ATP-binding cassette domain-containing protein, whose product is MSTLIAAENLGHAYHDEWLFKNLTLGIQTGQRVALVGINGAGKSTLLKLLAERFSPLEGKIVKNKSVKIGFLDQEPSFPENYSISDFIFSLENKQQQLIKEYEELIEDPNPDEKTLNRLYEELSEHNAWEYEHEIKTILSRMGINHLQQKIATLSGGQKKRLALAKLLIEDPEIYVLDEPTNHLDIDTIEWLEKLLTSGNKTILLVTHDRYFLDNVCNTIVELDRGKIYNYNGNYAYFLEKKSEREAADESTFQKNKNLLKKELEWMRRMPAARTTKSQSRIDAFYDLEEKTKQRTDNQKVTLNVKMSRQGNKILELDHIGQSFDGKNIINDFSYTFKRADRIGLAGKNGTGKSTLLNIITGYLQPEKGKVSTGDTTVYGYYKQGGLAFNEKERVIDIVKSDAEYIKMADGQTISASQLLTLFLFPPKKQHGMVEKLSGGEKKRLHLMKVLMQNPNFLILDEPTNDLDIDTLNVLEEFLENFPGVLILVSHDRYLLDKMSEQLFIMEGNGAVAIYNGNYSEYRISLDIPKEKPEQKQKQTTASPAPAAAVKKLSYKEQRELEELENRIAAVETELGTLNASLLKTDTSNYLKLQELTKTIETLNAELEEKTERWLILSEA
- the mnmG gene encoding tRNA uridine-5-carboxymethylaminomethyl(34) synthesis enzyme MnmG encodes the protein MFKEYDVIVVGGGHAGCEAAAAAANLGSSVLLITMNMETIAQMSCNPAMGGVAKGQIVREIDAMGGYSGIISDKTTLQFRMLNLSKGPAMWSPRTQNDRKRFAEEWRLALERTPNVDFWQDMVGSLLIKDNRVIGVKTAIGVEIKGKAVVLTNGTFLNGLIHIGEKKFGGGRTGEKAATGLTEQLTAFGFEAGRMKTGTPPRVDGRSLNYSLMEEQWGDENPGRFSFTNAELPKEQRCCWITYTNANVHETLKEGFEKSPMFTGRIKGLGPRYCPSIEDKINRFAERERHQIFVEPEGWNTCEIYVNGFSTSLPEDVQYRALTQIPGFENAKMFRPGYAIEYDYFPPTQLSLTLETKLISNLFFAGQINGTTGYEEAASQGFIAGINAHQKVSGQQELIMKRSESYIGVLIDDLVTKGTEEPYRMFTSRAEHRLLLRQDNADIRLSPIAHKLGLISDERLDIVNQKIKNSDTIVAFAKKQGIEMNNANSMLEELGTTPLNQNVKLFSLLSRPQVGMNDVRKVSEPLEGLLKQFDKETIEQAEIKIKYESYFEKEQEIVNKMQKMEDKDINPNFDYSQLVSLSKEAREKLLKIKPRTLGQASRISGVSPSDISVLMVHISK
- a CDS encoding Ig-like domain-containing protein — encoded protein: MLFYACASMQQPQGGPRDTEPPKILKMSPKNLTVNFTAPKIVIEFDEYFKIQNEFKEFSVSPEMEKAPQLKVKGKKLEVSIQDSLEKNTTYTLNFGKAIGDVNEGNTVKNFTYVFSTGPQLDSLSIKGKVTNSVTGLPELDALVFILPLKRDTLFGKGKPSIFTLTDSSGNYALNNLRKDTYKIYALKEKGGDKIYQQASDEIGFLKDSIFLDKVLDNINLSIFKEDAETFRILDRKLNADGSISFAFNQKLKKPEVVVTDPPALNEGKLIKFSRNNDSLKVWLKDLSFDSTKITIKDQGKELQTVNITRGKKETYTRNLTATDNLEGRLLNPNKPLKLSFNFPLESTDITKISLLEDSVERTGFTLLKDSADFLSYYFRYPWKPKKTYELKFEAGAATAIFNTKNKEFIKTFELANKDDYGTLIVKIVPPETDKSYILEVINESKNVANTLVVTRDTTVRFANYKAGKYWLRITYDTNKNGVWDTGNVKLGRQPERIWNEPKELSIRALWERNETVTIPKE
- a CDS encoding gamma carbonic anhydrase family protein, which translates into the protein MPVILPVKDKEPKWGSDCFIAPNATIVGDVLMGSNCSVWFNAVIRGDVNSITIGNETNIQDGAVIHATYLKASTIIGSRVSIGHNAIVHGCILKDNILVGMGAIVMDNALVEEYCIIAAGSVVLENTRCESGYIYAGTPAKKIKPITEEQRDLLKRLPDNYNLYAEWFK